A part of Arachis hypogaea cultivar Tifrunner chromosome 12, arahy.Tifrunner.gnm2.J5K5, whole genome shotgun sequence genomic DNA contains:
- the LOC112728041 gene encoding uncharacterized protein, translating to MASDGSGEFKLVSPTISNEGRLPRHHTDEGQGAKKNISPPLEWYNLPEGTKYLALVVEDIDAPDPDGPIVPWTHWVVVNIPPTVKGLPEGFSGKEEEMGGDYKGIKEGNNDWKVPGWRGPRLPTHGHRFQFKLYALDDELNLGNKVTKEKTLEAIEGHVLGEAVLMAKF from the exons ATGGCTAGTGATGGCAGTGGAGAATTCAAATTGGTATCACCAACAATAAGCAATGAAGGAAGGCTACCAAGGCACCATACTGATGAAGGCCAAGGGGCAAAAAAGAACATTTCCCCTCCGCTAGAGTGGTACAACCTGCCAGAGGGAACGAAATATCTGGCACTGGTTGTTGAGGATATCGATGCACCCGACCCGGATGGACCCATTGTTCCGTGGACCCATTGGGTTGTGGTGAACATCCCACCTACAGTTAAGGGCTTGCCAGAAGGATTTTCCGGCAAGGAAGAGGAAATGGGTGGGGATTACAAAGGGATTAAGGAAGGGAATAATGATTGGAAGGTTCCTGGCTGGCGTGGACCTAGGTTACCCACACATGGCCATAGGTTCCAATTTAAACTATATGCTTTGGATGATGAGCTAAATCTTGGTAACAAG GTGACAAAGGAGAAAACGTTGGAAGCCATTGAGGGGCATGTGCTAGGAGAAGCGGTTTTGATGGCTAAATTCTGA